The Paenibacillus sophorae genome has a segment encoding these proteins:
- a CDS encoding aldo/keto reductase — protein sequence MEYRNLGRTGLKVSNFCLGTGAFGSWGNTNEEECIQIVDTAIGNGINFIDTADVYAAGGSEEIVGKALKGRRNEVVLATKVGMPMGKGLNQSGSSRLWIRQEVENSLRRLQTDHIDLYQLHRPDPQTDIEETLGVLTDLVQEGKIRYIGSSTFQAWQIAEAQGVSERRNLARFSSEQPPYSILNRSIELDVLEVARKYGMGVLVWSPLSGGLLTGKYSKGQAASSDSRAARFQGTFLGSIVDPTREENRVKFEIINQLQGLAAEAGITLPHMAVAFTQAHPSITSTIIGPRTLEQLQGSLAGVDIKLSSDLLDAIDTIVAPGKTLDDLERGWIPDWMDVSSRRRA from the coding sequence ATGGAATACCGGAATTTGGGACGAACGGGCCTAAAAGTAAGCAATTTTTGCTTGGGTACAGGCGCATTTGGATCATGGGGAAACACGAACGAAGAAGAATGTATTCAAATCGTGGATACTGCTATCGGTAATGGCATCAACTTCATAGACACAGCTGACGTCTATGCGGCCGGCGGTTCAGAAGAAATTGTCGGGAAAGCATTAAAGGGCCGGCGTAACGAGGTTGTGCTTGCAACAAAAGTCGGAATGCCAATGGGAAAAGGGCTGAATCAAAGCGGAAGTTCACGATTGTGGATCAGACAAGAAGTCGAAAACAGCTTGCGCCGGCTTCAAACCGACCATATTGACCTTTATCAGCTCCATCGTCCGGACCCGCAAACCGATATTGAAGAGACGCTTGGCGTATTAACCGATCTTGTTCAGGAAGGGAAAATCCGCTATATCGGCTCCTCCACTTTTCAGGCTTGGCAGATTGCCGAAGCGCAGGGGGTAAGTGAACGCCGCAATCTGGCGCGCTTCTCAAGCGAGCAGCCTCCTTATTCGATCCTGAACCGCAGCATTGAGCTTGACGTTCTTGAAGTGGCGAGAAAATACGGCATGGGCGTGCTTGTATGGAGTCCGCTGTCAGGAGGCTTGCTCACAGGAAAATACTCTAAAGGTCAGGCCGCTTCGTCTGATTCTCGCGCCGCCCGTTTTCAAGGTACTTTCCTGGGAAGTATTGTTGACCCGACTCGTGAGGAAAATCGCGTGAAGTTCGAAATCATTAACCAATTGCAAGGACTTGCAGCCGAGGCCGGGATCACTCTTCCCCACATGGCTGTCGCTTTCACTCAAGCGCATCCATCTATTACTTCTACCATTATTGGACCGCGTACTCTCGAACAGCTTCAAGGATCATTGGCAGGCGTTGATATTAAGTTAAGCTCTGATCTGCTTGATGCCATTGATACGATTGTTGCTCCAGGGAAGACGCTCGATGATTTGGAGCGGGGCTGGATTCCCGATTGGATGGATGTTTCCAGCAGACGGCGGGCTTAA
- a CDS encoding ABC transporter ATP-binding protein, whose product MDIIVADHLVRQFDSKKKPTGSFKLLKAVFSLKKESKNVVDNVSFTVRKGEIVGYIGPNGAGKSTTIKMLSGVLVPTSGTVLVKGLEPYKNRKQHAGHIGVVFGQRTQLWWDLPLIESFKLLGKIYDVPKERFQRNLEMFTDILDMSSFLSTPVRQLSLGQRMRGDIAAALLHEPEILFLDEPTIGLDIMAKEKIQSFLQKINKEKEITIILTTHNMDDIEKLCHRVIFIDKGQILFDGSAEVMTAEFGGFRYLVVDAPNWDEAAWNGPPVERREDNQLFFRIEDDKQVASMIKQLTDLLDIHNLTVQEPKIDDVIKQLYQRIDH is encoded by the coding sequence GTGGACATTATCGTAGCGGACCATTTGGTAAGACAGTTTGATTCCAAAAAAAAGCCAACTGGCTCATTCAAGCTGCTGAAAGCCGTCTTCTCCTTGAAAAAAGAGAGTAAAAATGTAGTGGACAACGTGTCATTCACTGTACGGAAGGGGGAAATCGTAGGCTATATCGGACCGAACGGGGCGGGAAAGTCAACCACTATCAAGATGCTCTCCGGTGTGCTCGTGCCCACTTCGGGAACCGTTCTCGTTAAAGGGTTGGAGCCGTATAAGAACCGTAAGCAGCACGCAGGGCATATCGGCGTCGTGTTCGGACAGCGCACCCAGCTGTGGTGGGATTTGCCGCTGATTGAGTCATTCAAGCTGCTTGGCAAAATATACGATGTTCCGAAAGAGCGATTTCAGCGCAATCTGGAGATGTTCACCGATATTCTTGACATGTCATCCTTCCTTTCAACCCCGGTCCGCCAATTGAGCCTGGGGCAAAGAATGCGCGGAGATATTGCCGCAGCTCTGCTGCATGAGCCGGAAATTCTATTCCTCGACGAACCGACAATCGGCCTGGACATCATGGCCAAGGAAAAAATCCAATCCTTTCTGCAAAAGATCAACAAAGAGAAAGAAATCACCATCATCTTAACGACTCACAACATGGACGATATCGAAAAATTATGCCATAGAGTTATCTTCATCGACAAAGGGCAAATCCTGTTCGATGGCAGTGCGGAGGTCATGACCGCTGAGTTTGGAGGCTTTCGCTATCTTGTCGTGGATGCGCCGAATTGGGACGAAGCCGCTTGGAACGGGCCGCCCGTCGAACGAAGGGAAGACAACCAGCTGTTCTTCCGGATTGAAGACGACAAGCAGGTAGCCTCCATGATCAAGCAGCTCACCGACCTGCTCGATATCCATAATCTGACCGTCCAAGAGCCCAAAATCGACGACGTGATCAAACAGTTATACCAAAGGATCGATCACTAG
- a CDS encoding ABC transporter permease, translating into MIGRHIKLYLAMQSANLRSHMAYPLNFAIGVLSITFLGLSFILVSWVITQKVPIINGWSTYELIFMTSLWRMTHGIFIAFFVQSWFLDSLIRSGEFDRFLVRPLNPMFSFAAHNIQIYGFGDMLAGIIGLVVSMAHIPDWTLGKIAYLLVIVISGAAIEWSLQMLIGCMVFWTLQGGAMRNILDQLLAQFTRYPLSIYNGALQVLLTFVLPVAFISYYPSAFLLGNRSDGTFSPLLMYLTPLVALLLVSVTYFVWTKGLNAYKGAGT; encoded by the coding sequence TTGATCGGCAGACATATCAAGCTGTATCTAGCCATGCAGTCAGCAAATTTGCGGTCACACATGGCCTATCCGTTAAATTTCGCCATCGGGGTGCTGAGCATTACGTTTCTTGGTTTGTCTTTTATCCTGGTCTCCTGGGTGATCACGCAGAAGGTTCCCATCATTAACGGTTGGAGTACGTATGAACTCATCTTCATGACTTCTCTCTGGCGGATGACGCACGGCATCTTCATCGCATTCTTCGTCCAAAGCTGGTTTCTCGACTCGCTGATCCGCAGCGGCGAATTTGACCGCTTCCTCGTCAGGCCGCTTAACCCGATGTTCTCATTCGCCGCGCACAATATACAAATCTACGGATTCGGAGATATGCTGGCAGGCATCATCGGGCTCGTCGTCTCTATGGCGCATATTCCGGATTGGACTTTGGGAAAAATCGCGTATCTGCTGGTGATCGTTATTAGCGGGGCGGCGATTGAATGGTCGCTGCAGATGCTGATCGGCTGTATGGTGTTCTGGACACTTCAGGGAGGGGCAATGCGCAATATTCTGGACCAGCTGCTCGCGCAGTTTACCCGCTATCCGCTGTCCATCTATAACGGCGCTTTGCAGGTTCTGCTGACTTTCGTTCTGCCTGTCGCGTTTATCAGCTATTATCCGTCTGCCTTTTTATTGGGAAACCGGTCGGACGGCACATTCTCCCCTCTATTGATGTACCTTACGCCGCTTGTGGCGCTGCTCTTGGTCTCAGTCACTTACTTCGTATGGACAAAAGGATTAAACGCCTACAAAGGAGCGGGTACATAA
- a CDS encoding ABC transporter permease: MGKYAAYTITTLKNTQVYKFDVLLRVINSFILVIAFREVWKAIYANGQGLALSTGVTSQGMQTYAMLSVILFAIMPPSISYEISDKVRDGSIVFDMQKPWDFEWMHFSKAAGVLLYSIVYAVIPQLIAVFLFFPIDYPTDLQAAAFAASVLLAFLLSFLINFIVGMTAVLFTETWGIDMFKTVITDICSGAMVPLWFFPDAVSRVLLWLPFQGIFNIPLSLFIGKITGTAIWEQLAFQAAWCLILLLLSRVILAWIERKLVITGG; the protein is encoded by the coding sequence ATGGGGAAGTACGCCGCCTATACGATAACCACACTGAAAAATACACAGGTATACAAGTTCGATGTGCTGCTGCGGGTAATCAATTCCTTTATTCTGGTCATCGCTTTCCGCGAAGTGTGGAAGGCCATTTATGCTAACGGGCAAGGGCTTGCCCTATCCACGGGAGTCACTTCACAGGGAATGCAGACCTATGCGATGCTGTCCGTCATCCTGTTCGCCATCATGCCCCCCTCTATCTCCTATGAAATCAGCGATAAAGTCAGGGACGGCTCCATCGTATTCGATATGCAGAAACCTTGGGACTTTGAGTGGATGCATTTCTCCAAAGCGGCGGGCGTCCTCCTATACAGTATCGTCTATGCCGTCATTCCGCAGCTGATTGCGGTGTTCCTGTTCTTCCCCATCGATTACCCGACCGATCTGCAGGCTGCCGCTTTTGCTGCAAGCGTCCTGCTTGCTTTTCTGCTGTCCTTTCTGATTAATTTTATCGTCGGCATGACGGCTGTCCTGTTTACTGAAACGTGGGGGATCGACATGTTCAAAACCGTTATAACCGACATTTGCTCCGGCGCAATGGTTCCGCTCTGGTTCTTCCCGGACGCGGTCAGCCGGGTTCTTCTTTGGCTTCCGTTTCAGGGTATTTTCAATATTCCTTTGTCCTTGTTCATTGGAAAAATAACAGGAACCGCCATCTGGGAACAGCTCGCCTTTCAAGCCGCCTGGTGTCTCATCCTTCTGCTGCTGAGCCGGGTGATCCTCGCCTGGATCGAGCGGAAGCTGGTTATAACGGGAGGATAA
- a CDS encoding glycosyltransferase family 4 protein encodes MNRYWCEWRGPVKKKSGLGIASRAYVGALRRQGVNVRVGFKALKNLGTRRSAVKKVLICHHPPHEVHVKEERKYYDHVILNTIWETTQIPNRWKPHMNKFDAVFVPTLQNKEALRKSGVKVPIFIVPHGVNTKEYRPGNPKLNLPEHKRRFVFVSVFGFQHRKNPEGLLRAYWEEFSASDSVLLVIKTNGYDSHETEAWIKNRISQYKKKLGLNKSTAPVKIIGRQLTPGQLRGIYTLGDAFVLPTRGEGVGMPFLEAMASGIPVIATGWGGHMDFLNSRNSFLVKYKLRNPAVSMRSRHAISRKFHHLFAQQGQRWAEPELQSLRKQMRTAYENPGLCKMKGRQGRQDTLKISWDRGGRLMKQAIEQVIRVKK; translated from the coding sequence ATGAACAGATATTGGTGTGAATGGCGGGGCCCCGTTAAGAAAAAGAGCGGGCTCGGTATCGCCAGCCGGGCGTATGTGGGGGCGCTGCGGAGGCAGGGTGTAAATGTGCGGGTTGGATTCAAAGCGTTAAAGAACCTGGGAACCCGGCGGTCAGCGGTTAAAAAAGTTCTGATTTGCCACCATCCTCCGCACGAGGTACATGTGAAAGAGGAGAGGAAGTATTACGATCATGTGATCCTGAACACCATCTGGGAGACGACACAGATCCCGAACCGCTGGAAGCCGCACATGAATAAATTTGATGCGGTCTTTGTGCCCACGCTCCAGAACAAAGAAGCTCTCCGAAAGAGCGGCGTTAAGGTTCCCATCTTCATCGTGCCCCATGGCGTGAATACGAAGGAATACCGTCCGGGCAATCCCAAGCTGAACCTGCCGGAGCATAAAAGGAGATTCGTCTTTGTATCCGTCTTTGGCTTCCAGCACCGCAAGAATCCGGAAGGGCTACTCCGGGCGTACTGGGAGGAGTTCTCCGCCAGTGATTCCGTGCTGCTTGTGATTAAGACGAACGGCTATGACTCTCATGAGACTGAGGCGTGGATTAAGAACAGAATCAGCCAGTACAAGAAAAAGCTGGGTCTTAACAAAAGCACCGCTCCCGTCAAGATCATCGGCAGGCAGCTCACACCCGGACAACTTAGAGGGATATATACGCTCGGGGATGCTTTTGTTCTGCCAACGAGAGGGGAAGGCGTGGGTATGCCGTTTCTTGAAGCAATGGCCAGCGGCATTCCGGTTATTGCAACGGGCTGGGGAGGCCATATGGATTTTTTGAACAGCCGAAATTCTTTCCTGGTGAAATATAAGCTGCGGAACCCGGCAGTCAGCATGCGAAGCAGACATGCGATATCCCGCAAATTTCACCACCTTTTCGCGCAGCAGGGACAGCGCTGGGCGGAGCCGGAGCTCCAAAGCCTCAGAAAGCAGATGAGGACCGCATACGAGAATCCTGGTCTTTGCAAAATGAAAGGCCGGCAGGGGCGTCAGGATACGCTCAAGATTTCCTGGGATCGGGGGGGCAGATTGATGAAGCAGGCGATCGAACAGGTAATCAGAGTGAAGAAATAG
- a CDS encoding aldo/keto reductase, producing MNYRTLGRTGLKVSEIGFGAWGIGKTSWIGADDQESLKALNRSIELGLNIIDTAQGYGDGHSEKLVGQVVREHAGNIYVATKIPPINRQWPARSGIPVEETFTKEHVISCTEQSLRNLGLEAIDVQQFHVWSDEWIGKGDWLEGVQKLKEQGKIRFFGVSINDYQPSNAIKLIESGLVDTVQVIYNIFEQSPEDVLLPACEKHDIGVIVRVALDEGGLTGKITPETIFDKGDFRNHYFKNDRKREVFERVQQIAADLNISVDGMAETALRYVLSSPAVSTVIPGMRSVANVERNMKVGDGLGLPEDQLAKLKVHRWVRNFYN from the coding sequence ATGAACTACAGAACGCTTGGAAGAACGGGACTGAAAGTATCGGAAATCGGTTTTGGAGCCTGGGGGATCGGTAAAACCTCATGGATTGGCGCGGATGATCAAGAATCGCTCAAAGCGCTGAACCGGTCCATTGAGCTGGGATTGAATATTATTGATACCGCGCAAGGATATGGAGACGGGCACAGTGAGAAGCTGGTTGGACAAGTTGTCCGGGAGCATGCCGGGAACATTTATGTAGCGACCAAGATCCCGCCCATTAACAGACAGTGGCCCGCCCGCAGCGGTATACCGGTAGAAGAGACGTTCACTAAGGAGCATGTGATTTCCTGTACGGAGCAGAGCTTGCGGAATTTGGGTCTTGAGGCGATTGATGTTCAGCAGTTCCATGTCTGGTCGGATGAGTGGATCGGTAAAGGGGACTGGCTGGAAGGTGTACAGAAGCTGAAGGAACAGGGGAAAATCCGGTTTTTTGGCGTTTCTATCAATGACTATCAGCCAAGCAATGCGATTAAGCTTATTGAAAGCGGTCTCGTTGACACCGTGCAGGTCATCTACAATATTTTTGAACAGAGTCCGGAGGATGTGCTGCTGCCTGCTTGTGAGAAGCATGATATCGGGGTGATCGTCCGGGTTGCGCTGGATGAAGGCGGATTAACAGGAAAAATCACGCCGGAAACGATCTTCGATAAAGGCGATTTCCGCAATCATTATTTCAAGAATGACCGTAAGCGGGAGGTCTTCGAGCGGGTGCAGCAAATTGCTGCCGACTTGAATATCTCTGTGGACGGCATGGCGGAAACGGCACTGCGCTATGTGCTTAGCAGCCCTGCAGTTTCGACGGTTATTCCGGGGATGCGCTCCGTTGCCAATGTGGAACGCAATATGAAGGTGGGAGATGGATTGGGGCTTCCTGAGGACCAGCTTGCCAAGTTGAAGGTGCACCGCTGGGTTCGCAATTTTTATAACTGA
- a CDS encoding LacI family DNA-binding transcriptional regulator produces the protein MDKRMTTIIDVARLAGVSKTTVSRVINNYPHISPDKKNQVLKAMEQLGFTPNPSARRLRGQLATTIAVVVPKIVNPFFSYLVDAIEQVGYRNGYQTLICQTNEDKEKELSYLNLLKTKQADGIIMTSIENDWAEIEPYTEFGPIVLCNEYINKTDVPMIRVDQYQGTYIAVKHLIERGHRKIAYCTGGLFTDFGKDKDRNQGYQKALEEAGIQVNPSWILVDKHTIEDGKQVMQLLMEMKDRPTAVFAGSDEIAGGLMMAAKKAGLRIPDDLAIIGFDDQPIAEVLDPGLTTIRQPIAQMGKKAGEILLAMLNESCPNPAVYELPVELIVREST, from the coding sequence GTGGACAAACGGATGACAACCATCATTGATGTGGCGCGCCTGGCGGGAGTCTCGAAGACGACTGTATCCCGGGTGATCAACAACTATCCCCATATTTCACCGGATAAAAAAAATCAGGTGCTCAAGGCAATGGAGCAGCTTGGGTTTACGCCGAACCCTTCAGCCAGAAGATTGAGAGGCCAGCTTGCGACAACTATCGCGGTGGTCGTTCCGAAAATTGTGAATCCGTTCTTTTCCTACTTGGTGGATGCCATTGAGCAGGTCGGTTACCGGAACGGCTATCAGACCCTGATTTGCCAGACGAATGAGGATAAAGAGAAAGAGCTATCTTATTTAAATCTGCTGAAGACCAAACAAGCAGACGGAATTATTATGACATCCATCGAGAATGATTGGGCGGAGATTGAACCTTATACCGAGTTTGGCCCCATTGTGCTGTGCAACGAATATATCAACAAGACGGATGTTCCGATGATTCGGGTGGATCAATATCAAGGCACCTACATCGCCGTCAAGCATTTGATCGAAAGAGGGCACCGTAAGATTGCTTATTGCACGGGCGGATTATTCACGGATTTCGGAAAGGACAAGGACCGGAACCAAGGCTATCAAAAAGCGCTGGAAGAAGCCGGCATCCAGGTGAATCCAAGCTGGATTCTGGTTGATAAGCATACGATTGAGGACGGTAAACAAGTGATGCAGCTCCTTATGGAAATGAAGGACCGTCCGACCGCCGTGTTTGCCGGGAGCGATGAAATTGCCGGAGGGCTGATGATGGCCGCGAAAAAAGCCGGCTTGCGCATTCCGGATGATTTGGCAATCATCGGCTTTGACGATCAACCGATCGCGGAGGTGCTGGACCCGGGACTTACAACCATTCGGCAGCCCATTGCACAAATGGGGAAGAAGGCCGGAGAGATTCTGCTGGCGATGCTGAATGAGTCTTGCCCGAACCCGGCGGTTTATGAGCTTCCGGTTGAGCTGATTGTCCGGGAATCCACCTAG
- a CDS encoding ABC transporter substrate-binding protein, whose amino-acid sequence MKKTLALFLVLLLVASLTACGGSGNSDNTAAESNGGKVNIVIVNGKGEIASQWEQAAKDFMAANPDITVEAVSGAVGETVNLLDKLTASGKTVTLAMMSPDSIVNKYKDFGIDLSGEKWNQDTVYGVKDANGKVAGFPFSIEGFGLVYNKSVVEKAVGGTFDPYSINTRDKLKALLDKIQASGVKYPVAYQTENWSVANHYSTQFLNQAEDPNTIVEQLKAGTFDLASNAVWNGYYDTMDLLVSKTYNKYGERPLGKYYDDAHLSVGKGESAILFNGNWAFDSLKAVSGESFGFIPVPVDNNPDNPLNNKIAAGPTNILVINKAATTAQQEAAKKFLDWLVYDQKGQDFLVNQAQVISAFKNNPNKVTNPLGVAIAEAVQAGKTLPFSSNYVKVEDWGNILAPDIQKYIAQKESRADLAKAIETYYKNQQ is encoded by the coding sequence TTGAAAAAGACATTGGCCTTGTTTCTCGTTCTTTTACTGGTGGCATCTTTGACCGCTTGCGGCGGGTCGGGGAATTCAGACAACACGGCGGCGGAATCAAATGGCGGCAAAGTCAACATTGTTATTGTGAACGGCAAAGGTGAAATCGCTTCCCAATGGGAGCAGGCGGCAAAAGATTTCATGGCGGCAAACCCGGACATTACGGTTGAAGCGGTCTCCGGAGCGGTTGGGGAAACGGTCAATCTGCTGGATAAACTGACGGCTTCCGGCAAAACGGTTACGCTGGCAATGATGTCTCCCGATTCCATTGTTAACAAATACAAAGACTTCGGCATCGATCTTTCCGGGGAGAAGTGGAATCAGGATACGGTTTATGGCGTTAAAGATGCCAATGGCAAAGTCGCCGGTTTCCCGTTCTCCATTGAAGGCTTCGGGCTGGTATACAACAAGAGTGTCGTGGAAAAAGCGGTAGGCGGCACCTTCGATCCTTATTCCATCAATACCCGTGACAAATTGAAAGCGCTTCTGGACAAAATCCAGGCCTCCGGCGTGAAATATCCGGTCGCTTATCAAACGGAGAACTGGTCGGTTGCGAACCATTACAGCACGCAGTTTCTGAACCAGGCGGAGGACCCGAATACGATTGTGGAACAATTGAAAGCCGGCACATTTGATTTGGCAAGCAACGCCGTATGGAACGGCTACTACGATACAATGGATCTGCTTGTCTCTAAGACATACAACAAATACGGCGAACGCCCGCTGGGCAAGTACTATGACGACGCGCACCTGAGTGTGGGCAAAGGCGAATCCGCCATTCTGTTCAATGGAAACTGGGCGTTTGATTCACTGAAGGCCGTCTCCGGCGAATCCTTCGGATTCATTCCCGTTCCGGTCGACAACAATCCGGACAATCCGCTCAACAACAAAATTGCTGCAGGCCCAACCAATATTCTGGTGATCAACAAGGCGGCTACAACGGCTCAGCAGGAAGCGGCCAAGAAATTTCTGGACTGGCTTGTCTATGATCAAAAAGGCCAAGATTTTCTCGTCAATCAAGCCCAAGTCATTTCCGCTTTCAAGAACAACCCGAACAAAGTGACGAATCCGCTCGGCGTAGCGATTGCGGAAGCGGTTCAGGCGGGCAAAACGCTGCCGTTCAGCTCCAACTATGTAAAAGTTGAAGATTGGGGCAACATCCTTGCGCCGGATATTCAAAAATATATTGCACAGAAAGAATCCCGCGCCGATCTGGCCAAAGCAATCGAAACCTACTACAAAAACCAGCAATAA
- a CDS encoding carbohydrate ABC transporter permease → MITEKSRLKSLGNQLFFTGPTIIFFAIAVLIPFAYGLYLTLTDMTSPVNPIKFSGFGNYKTAFTDTAFWESMWLTVEFVIATVIIINILGFILAFLVTSGVKMQNFFRTALFTPNLIGGLILGYIWQFIFVQTLPSIGDKLGIEWLRLGWLGDEHLAFWAIVIVTIWQSAGYMMIIFVAGLVNVPKDVMEAATIDGANAWQRLRNVILPLMVPSFVVTVFLTLKNAFMVYDVNYSLTAGGPYGSTTMVSMHVVQKAFTENIYGVGQAEAIVLFIIVAVVTGLQVYFSKRMEVAA, encoded by the coding sequence ATGATAACGGAAAAAAGCCGGCTGAAGTCGCTCGGCAACCAGTTGTTTTTTACCGGTCCCACGATTATTTTCTTCGCCATAGCGGTACTTATTCCATTTGCCTATGGCCTGTATCTTACGCTGACAGATATGACCTCTCCGGTTAATCCGATCAAGTTCTCAGGCTTCGGCAACTATAAAACCGCATTTACGGATACCGCATTCTGGGAATCCATGTGGCTGACGGTCGAGTTCGTTATCGCGACGGTCATCATCATTAATATACTTGGCTTTATTCTGGCATTCCTGGTCACTTCCGGGGTAAAAATGCAAAATTTCTTTCGGACCGCGCTGTTCACTCCAAATCTGATCGGCGGATTGATCCTCGGCTACATCTGGCAGTTCATCTTCGTGCAGACGCTTCCTTCCATCGGAGACAAGCTCGGCATCGAATGGCTGCGGCTGGGCTGGCTGGGGGATGAGCATCTGGCTTTCTGGGCCATCGTGATTGTAACGATCTGGCAATCGGCGGGCTATATGATGATTATCTTTGTCGCAGGACTGGTCAATGTCCCCAAAGACGTCATGGAGGCGGCCACAATCGACGGGGCGAACGCATGGCAGCGCTTAAGAAATGTTATCCTCCCGCTGATGGTTCCATCCTTTGTCGTTACGGTTTTTTTGACCTTGAAAAATGCCTTTATGGTTTATGATGTGAACTACTCCCTGACCGCGGGCGGGCCATACGGCAGTACGACTATGGTATCCATGCATGTCGTCCAAAAGGCATTTACTGAAAACATCTATGGCGTAGGCCAGGCCGAGGCGATTGTGCTGTTCATCATTGTGGCGGTCGTTACAGGGCTGCAAGTTTATTTCAGTAAGAGAATGGAGGTTGCTGCATAA
- a CDS encoding carbohydrate ABC transporter permease: MEARKRAASVLTYILLVVSFAVFVFPFFLMVVNSFKNNGEILESPFSLPTSLNFGHFAEVVDKMNFFVSFRNTVVITFLSVLFIGILAAMTAYYMVRRPTKFNNGLFALMVASMIIPFQSIMIPLIYIYGAKLHWIDAAPIPLLIILYIGFGSALSIFMYHGFVKSIPYELEEASLLDGCTRAQTFFKIVLPMLAPTSVTIAILNVLWIWNDYLLPSLVLTKDQDFTMPIKMKVFNGTYMNNWELLIPALLLTILPILVAYLFGQRYIIRGVSQGAIK; this comes from the coding sequence ATGGAAGCCAGAAAAAGAGCCGCCTCAGTCCTTACTTATATTTTATTGGTCGTATCTTTTGCCGTCTTTGTCTTTCCGTTCTTCCTCATGGTCGTCAACTCGTTCAAGAATAATGGAGAGATACTCGAAAGTCCCTTTTCCCTGCCAACCAGCCTGAATTTCGGGCATTTTGCCGAAGTCGTCGATAAGATGAATTTCTTTGTATCGTTCAGAAACACGGTTGTGATTACCTTTCTTAGCGTTCTGTTCATCGGCATACTCGCGGCAATGACCGCTTATTACATGGTAAGACGTCCGACCAAATTCAATAACGGGCTCTTTGCTCTGATGGTTGCTTCGATGATTATTCCTTTTCAATCCATCATGATCCCGCTGATTTATATTTACGGAGCCAAGCTTCACTGGATCGACGCGGCGCCGATTCCGCTGCTGATTATCCTCTATATCGGGTTCGGCAGCGCACTCTCGATATTCATGTATCACGGATTTGTGAAGTCGATACCTTATGAGCTCGAAGAAGCTTCGCTGCTGGATGGCTGCACGCGGGCGCAGACTTTTTTCAAAATTGTGCTGCCCATGCTCGCTCCAACCTCGGTGACGATCGCCATTCTGAACGTGCTCTGGATCTGGAACGACTACTTGCTGCCGTCCCTTGTGCTTACGAAAGACCAGGACTTCACCATGCCGATCAAAATGAAAGTCTTTAACGGAACGTATATGAACAACTGGGAACTGCTGATTCCCGCGCTGCTGCTCACCATCCTGCCTATCCTCGTCGCTTACCTGTTCGGGCAGCGTTATATTATCCGGGGCGTCAGCCAGGGTGCCATTAAATAA